The following is a genomic window from Sphingobacterium spiritivorum.
GAGTATTGATTTCGACTTCTACTCCAAAATACCGGGATAATACACGGAAAACATTCCCATCCAGTACTGCTTTAGCCTGATTTGCGGAAATGGATGAAATTGCTGCTGCAGTATATTCTCCTACTCCGGGAAGCTTAATAACCTCATCATACGCTGTTGGAAAAATTCCTGCGAAATCAGAAACAACCATTCGCGCAGCCTTATGCATATTTCGTCCCCGGGAATAATACCCCAGACCTTGCCACAGGTTGAGTATATGATCCTCATCTGCGGAAGCGAAATCCTGAACAGTGGGATACTGCTCTGAAAACCGCATAAAATAAGGCATTCCCTGCTCTACACGGGTTTGTTGTAAAATAATCTCAGATAACCAGATGATATAAGGATCCTGTGTATGTCGCCAGGGCAAATCACGTCCATGCTGATCATACCAGGCAATTAATCTTTTTGAGAAGGACATAGACACAAAGTTGGGAAGATTTTTGCAATGTCAGAAATCAAACTATCATTATAGCTGAGATTGTAACAATTGCTCCAGTTCTTTCACTTTATTTGTATGCTTAGCAGCTATATTCTCCTTTTCCGCTTTGTCGGTACGCAGATTATATAACTGCGGTTGCTCGTCATTACCCAGTTCGATATTTACAGCTTTGTCAATTTTGGCTCCTTTTCGCGGTTTGATATACTTATAATCGCCCTGTATAATGGAAAACGTTCCGGAACTTTTTACCAGATAGGTCCGGCCTTTTTTGTCTGTTCCTATTAAAGTTTTCCATTGGTTCTGACTATCTACAGCCTGGTCTTTGGGATAAGAAACTCCTAACTGGCCGGCAAACGAAGCCAGCAAGTCTACTTGTCCGATCAGTGCATCTGACTGTTGCCCTCCTTTGATGACCGCAGGCCAGCTCACCAGAAAGGGCACACGTGAACCTGCTTCGAATGCACTGTATTTGCCGCCTCGCCATCCGCCGAATGCATCATGATTAGCGGATTTCTCCACTGCCTGATCTGCATATCCATCATCTAAAACCGGACCATTGTCACTGGTAAAAATAATGATAGTATTCTCATAGAGACCGTTATTTTTTAGCTCCTGTACCAATTGTCCCACAGTGTAATCCAGCTGGAGAATAGCATCTCCACGAAGCCCGAGTTTGCTTTTGCCTTTAAATAAGGTTGCCGGCATACGCGGTACGTGAGGTTCTGTAGCATTGTAACATAAGAAAAATGGTTTCTTCTGATTGGTTTTGATAAATTCCTTCGCCTTTTCAAAAAATGTCAGTGTTAGCTCTTCATCTGCCCATCTGGCATCCTTTCCTCCTGTCATCCAGCCTATGCGTCCTATTCCGTTTACAATAGTATTATCATGTCCCTGACCAGGAGAAGCATGCAGTTTGAGTAATTCCGGATTTTCTTTTCCTGTGGGCTCGTTCCCGATTTTTTGCCGGTAGTTTACTTGTATAGGATCTTTAGCATCTGCTGCAAGTACGTAATGGTTTTCGAGAAAAACTGTGGGAACACGGTCTGCTGTAGCCGGGAAGATAAAGGAATAATCATATCCAACCTCTAATGGTCCGGGTGCAATCTTGCCGTTCCAGTCTTTTTCTACCTGTTCTCCTAATCCAAGATGCCATTTCCCAACAATCCCTGTAGTATAGCCTTGCTGATGAAATACTTTGGGAAGTGTGATTTTATCCTGAGGAATAATAAGTGCCGCATCACCGGGTAAGATACCGGTACCTTTAGCACGATAAGGATTATTACCGGTCATCAGTGCATAACGGGACGGCGTACAGGTAGAGGCTGCAGCATGCGCATTTGTAAATCTTATTCCGGAGGTCGCCAATTCATCCAGATGAGGTGTCTCTATATCCTGCCCGCCATAGATACTGAGGTCGCCATAGCCCAGATCGTCCACGTAGATCATCAGTACATTAGGTTTTTGTTTATCCTGTGCCTGTATCTGCTGACCCACAAAAAGGAAAACAGTCAGACTGATATAACTGCATATATGTTTCACACTCATAGTTTTTGTTCAAAAATAGCTTCTGCTTCATTATCCTCTACCTGTCTGATTTCTGCAAGCAGTTTCTTTTTCATCCGGCCGATAATTGCCTCGGATGACTTGTCTGCGTAGATATTATTCATTTCATGAGGATCTTTTTCCAGATCATATAATTCCCATGATTCTACTCTTTTATAGAATCTGATAAGCTTGTACTTACCATCGCTGATTCCAAAATGCGGAGATACAGCGTGTGTACCGTTCTCATAATAATGGTAATAGCTGGATTTTCTGAAAGGTTTCTTCGCATCTTTCAGTACAGAATAGAATGATTTGCCTTGTATTTCTTTCGGTATTCTGACCCCTGCAATTTCCAATAAAGTCGGAGCAATATCGATATTCATTACCCGGGCTTCTGTATGTGTGCCGGGCTTGATCACTCCCGGATACCGTGCAACCATAGGTGTACGAAAAGATTCTTCATACATAAAACGTTTATCGAACCAGCCATGTTCTCCCATATAAAATCCCTGATCAGACAGATAGATTACAATCGTGTTATCCTTCAGTCCGTGCGTATCAAGATAATCCAGCACCTCGCCTATATTCCGGTCCAGAGAAGCGGCCGTATTAAGATAATCTATCATATAACGTCTGTACTTCCATTCTTCCAGTTGTTTGCCGGAGAGTTTGCGTGCGTAGAAATCGTCCTGAATAGGTTTGTAGTAAGCATAGTATTTCTCAAACTGACTTTCTGTAAAGCGGGAAAAATCATAATCTTTTCGCATATCCTCTTTTGTAGGATACATCTTCAGGTCATAGGGCAGCAACATATCTTTTGCAATACTCATCTCCTGTACGGCTGCAGCTTTTCTTTTGTCATACTGATCGTAGAAGTTGTCCGGCAACGGAATTTCAGCCTGATCATAGGTTCCGAAATCCCTGGGATCAGGCAGCCATGAACGATGAGTAGCTTTATGGCCTAATATCAGACAGAATGGCTTATCTTTATTCAAGGTATCTAACCATCGCTCCGCTTTCTCGGTCACAATATCCGAAACATATCCTTCTATCTGTTCGCGTTTGTCTCCCTGATTAATAAAAACGGGATTAAAATAATGCCCCTGACCATCCAGTATACTGTAATAGTCAAACCCTTGCGGTTTGGCTCCCAGATGTTGTTTGCCGATCCAGGCTGTGCGATAACCTGCTCCCTGTAAATCTTTGACGAATGTAGCCTGACTATGATCAAAATGTGAATTCTCGTTATCCTTAAAGCCGTTTTTGTGGCTGTACTTTCCGGTAAGCAATGTCGCTCTGCTGGGACCACAAAGCGAATTTGTAACATAGGCACGGTCAAAGACAGTTCCTTCTTTCGCTATACGATCAATATTCGGAGTATGTGCTACGGCAGAACCATATGCTCCGATAGTCTGAAAAGAGTGGTCATCTGAAATAATAATCAGAATATTCGGTTTATTTTGTGCATTTGAGATGCTGTTGATCAAAATAAAAAAACAAATTAGCAGGTATCTGTTCATCATGGTTAGGTATTATATTCCAAATATGCGATTTTGATTACAGAAACTGTAACTTTAGCGGTATAAAATATCGCAAATGCTCACGAAAACGTTTGTTTTATTCGCTATTTAACAAGACTTTTGTTACTTGGAATTGAACCACACTACATGAATAAATTTTATTTATTAATAGCCTTGCTTCTTGTAAGCTATTCGGCACAATCTCAGTCCCCTACATATAATATTAAATATATTTTTTTTACATCTGCAGAATTTAAAAACAGATTAGCGGAGAAAAAGAAGAAATTATCCGAAAGTGAATCAGGAACGGTTCAAACAATCAGTATGATAGGAAATGACGGAGACCTGCTTAATGATATTATCTATAATAGAGATTTTATTCGGGTTGAGGGCAAAAACAAAAATGCTAAGATAGAGCTTATCGATATTGCTAAAAAAGAAACTGTTTTATTACGTCCGACATATAAAACTTTTGTAAAAAAAACATTTGATAATGCTTATTCTATAGTTGGTACTTTATCTTTTGATGATAAGGAACAAAAGCAGATTCTGGGGTATACATGTAACAAAGCCACACTTACTTTTGATTTATCCGGAATTGACGAATTAGACGGCTTTGACCCTACAGCAGAAATATGGTATACCAAAGATCTTCCCAGACTGTTTTGGAGAGATAATACATATCTTCAGAAAATTCCGGGAACAATGCTTTTAATGACCATCAATGGAGTTGGCTTGCAGGCTTCTGCTGTCAAGGAAGTAAAAAACGACTCTAAAGTATTTGAAATTCCTTCCGATTATACAGAGCAGGAACAGGTATATCCTCAAACAGAAGCCTGGAATGATTCTGTTATGGATGCTACCATTGACAGTGCTATGATGGACAATTATATTAGCGATTCACTGGTTTCTTTTCAGGATGAAACTACCGAATTGTTTGGTGTGCAGGATCTGGAAGGTAATATCGTTATTCCGGCAGCTTATACCCAACTCCTGGTGACAGGAGAGGATGTTCTGATCGCGTCCGATTCAAATGAAAAATACGGAGCAATCGATCTGACAGGTAAGGTCCTGATCCCGTTCAGATATGAAAGTCTGCTATGGACGGCAGAAGGCCCTGTTATATACACTGAAAACAATCTCTATGGCTGTCTAACCCGTGAGGGGGAAGTTCTTATTCCGGCTCAATATGAATATCTCAACGAATTTGAAGGGCAATTCACTGCTGCAATGAAAGATAATAAGATGGGTATTATCAATCTCAAAAATGAGATTGTATTTCCATTTACCTATGAAAGTATTATTCAGATAAGGGACAGCTATTTTATAGGTATGCAGGATTCAAAGTATTATCTTCAGGAATTTAACAAATCAAATCCGACCTTAGCCGGATACACTTATCTGGAAGTAGGAATAGATAATGATATCCTCGTTGCTGAAAAAAATAATCTTCACGGATATATAGATAAGCATGGTAAGGTGCTGATTCCGTTTAAATACCGTCTGGCCAGCGCTTTTTCGGACGGAGTCGCCTATGTCACTGATGAACATGAAAATTCTTTCTATATCAATCAAAAAGGTGAAACCGTGAATATGGAAGAAGAAGATTAAAATAAAAATACCTGAAAAAGTGCCAATCCTATAAACTTGGCACTTTTTTTATTCCTTAAGGGGTTGTCCAAAGTAACTTGACATATATGTCTGATCAAACGTATTACATTTCAACATTACACCGCGCCAAGTACATGGCTCTTATATTTGGCGGCATTACTTTAATCGCTGTTTTACTTGCATTCACTCCCTTTCAGGAAATCGTCAAAGTATTGATCACTTTAGTGTCCATTCCTTTGGTTATTTTTCTGGCAGTACGTTACAGCCGTATTCCTTCTCACTGGACATTTGATGATCAGAAACTGACTATCATAAAAAGTGAAAAACATATAGAGCTGCCACTGGCGAATATCTCTCATATCCGCAATCTCCCCCGATCAGGCGGAAACCTATTGATTATATATCAGCGTAAAGGTCATTCATACCGCTTCTGGAGAAACAAACTATTTCAGAATGAAGATGAATTACAGGCTATGATTCAATTTATTCAACATCATAATATAGAGTACTATAATATGTAATTCGTTCTGAAGGGTAAGCGAAGGACTTCGCTAAATTCTGTGAAAGCTTCCGGATTGCCTTTTACTCTCCCCAATGAAAGAATTGTACATATTGAAGACATCCTGCACTTCATCATTAAATGGTTTTTCGTAAGTTTGGCAGTATTAATCGATTCATCATTTATAATGAAAAAACTGTACTTCTTATTTCTTATTGCATTGCTATGTACCAATGCATTTGCTCAACGTAAAGGTTATTGGGACCAAAAAGTAGATTACACCATGGTTATTGATGTAAAAGAGAAATCTTATCAATATGATGGAAAAATGAAATTGCTGTACACCAATAATTCCGGACAGGAACTTAAGAAAGTTTATTTTCACCTATATTTCAATGCTTTCCAGCCGGGGAGTATGATGGATTATCGTTTAGCAAATATTGCAGATCCGGATTCTCGGATGACAAGCAATATCGGCACGAAAGAAAAACCGGTATACCAAAGCCGCATAGCGACACTAAAGCCTGACCAGATTGGTTATCAAAAGATAAAGTCTCTGACTCAGGACGGCGCGGGTACTACTTACAAAGTAGACGGAACTATACTGGAAGTAACTCTTGCAAAAGTGATACAACCTAATTCTTCCACTACCTTTGATATGACATGGGAAGCGCAGATACCTGAACAAATCCGCCGCAGCGGTCGTAATTCAAAAGAGGGTGTTGAGCTTTCTATGACGCAATGGTACCCGAAGATGGCCCAGTTTGACGAATTCGGATGGCATCTCGATGAGTATGTGGCACGTGAGTTTATTGCGCCTTTCGGCAATTTTGATGTCACCATCAACATAGACAAGGATTACGTTATCGGGGGGTCAGGCGCTTTACAGAATCCGGATCAGGTAAAAGGATATGTCAAAAATGCTAAAGTCCAGTCGACAAAAGGTAAGGCTTCGTGGCGATTCAAAGCAGAGAATATTCATGATTTTGCCTGGGCAGCGGATAAGCAGTTCTTAGTAAATCATGCGCGCAGCAAAGGTGGCGTGGATGTATATCTGGTCTATAAACCCGGAGCTAAAACCACTGAAAGCTGGACGCGTGCGATGGAATATACAACCGCATTTTTTGATTTTTGCGGCAGCAAGTTTGGTGCATATCCATGGTCTACTTATACTGTGGTACAAGGTGGTGAC
Proteins encoded in this region:
- a CDS encoding sulfatase family protein yields the protein MMNRYLLICFFILINSISNAQNKPNILIIISDDHSFQTIGAYGSAVAHTPNIDRIAKEGTVFDRAYVTNSLCGPSRATLLTGKYSHKNGFKDNENSHFDHSQATFVKDLQGAGYRTAWIGKQHLGAKPQGFDYYSILDGQGHYFNPVFINQGDKREQIEGYVSDIVTEKAERWLDTLNKDKPFCLILGHKATHRSWLPDPRDFGTYDQAEIPLPDNFYDQYDKRKAAAVQEMSIAKDMLLPYDLKMYPTKEDMRKDYDFSRFTESQFEKYYAYYKPIQDDFYARKLSGKQLEEWKYRRYMIDYLNTAASLDRNIGEVLDYLDTHGLKDNTIVIYLSDQGFYMGEHGWFDKRFMYEESFRTPMVARYPGVIKPGTHTEARVMNIDIAPTLLEIAGVRIPKEIQGKSFYSVLKDAKKPFRKSSYYHYYENGTHAVSPHFGISDGKYKLIRFYKRVESWELYDLEKDPHEMNNIYADKSSEAIIGRMKKKLLAEIRQVEDNEAEAIFEQKL
- a CDS encoding WG repeat-containing protein, whose protein sequence is MNKFYLLIALLLVSYSAQSQSPTYNIKYIFFTSAEFKNRLAEKKKKLSESESGTVQTISMIGNDGDLLNDIIYNRDFIRVEGKNKNAKIELIDIAKKETVLLRPTYKTFVKKTFDNAYSIVGTLSFDDKEQKQILGYTCNKATLTFDLSGIDELDGFDPTAEIWYTKDLPRLFWRDNTYLQKIPGTMLLMTINGVGLQASAVKEVKNDSKVFEIPSDYTEQEQVYPQTEAWNDSVMDATIDSAMMDNYISDSLVSFQDETTELFGVQDLEGNIVIPAAYTQLLVTGEDVLIASDSNEKYGAIDLTGKVLIPFRYESLLWTAEGPVIYTENNLYGCLTREGEVLIPAQYEYLNEFEGQFTAAMKDNKMGIINLKNEIVFPFTYESIIQIRDSYFIGMQDSKYYLQEFNKSNPTLAGYTYLEVGIDNDILVAEKNNLHGYIDKHGKVLIPFKYRLASAFSDGVAYVTDEHENSFYINQKGETVNMEEED
- a CDS encoding M1 family metallopeptidase; this translates as MKKLYFLFLIALLCTNAFAQRKGYWDQKVDYTMVIDVKEKSYQYDGKMKLLYTNNSGQELKKVYFHLYFNAFQPGSMMDYRLANIADPDSRMTSNIGTKEKPVYQSRIATLKPDQIGYQKIKSLTQDGAGTTYKVDGTILEVTLAKVIQPNSSTTFDMTWEAQIPEQIRRSGRNSKEGVELSMTQWYPKMAQFDEFGWHLDEYVAREFIAPFGNFDVTINIDKDYVIGGSGALQNPDQVKGYVKNAKVQSTKGKASWRFKAENIHDFAWAADKQFLVNHARSKGGVDVYLVYKPGAKTTESWTRAMEYTTAFFDFCGSKFGAYPWSTYTVVQGGDGGMEYGTTTLVTGERSLESLVGVIYHEAAHSWYQHLFGINETVDEWFDEGFTSYIEELAFQHLFKKTNPMPDNPVLPAYKSYIKLALSGKEEPASLLADYYNTNYAYSNEAYNKGQVLAEQLGYIIGQQNLEATFLKFYELWKFKHPTPNDFKRVAEEVSGINLKWYFNLFINTTRKIDYAITPGENNEINLINKSDFAMPLDVLVEYQDGSKELFYIPLREMRGEKPAENFSVYQGIKRTVLEDWFWTKPIYTFKVSKAVKKATIDVTARLADVNDTNNVFEVK
- a CDS encoding sulfatase family protein, yielding MSVKHICSYISLTVFLFVGQQIQAQDKQKPNVLMIYVDDLGYGDLSIYGGQDIETPHLDELATSGIRFTNAHAAASTCTPSRYALMTGNNPYRAKGTGILPGDAALIIPQDKITLPKVFHQQGYTTGIVGKWHLGLGEQVEKDWNGKIAPGPLEVGYDYSFIFPATADRVPTVFLENHYVLAADAKDPIQVNYRQKIGNEPTGKENPELLKLHASPGQGHDNTIVNGIGRIGWMTGGKDARWADEELTLTFFEKAKEFIKTNQKKPFFLCYNATEPHVPRMPATLFKGKSKLGLRGDAILQLDYTVGQLVQELKNNGLYENTIIIFTSDNGPVLDDGYADQAVEKSANHDAFGGWRGGKYSAFEAGSRVPFLVSWPAVIKGGQQSDALIGQVDLLASFAGQLGVSYPKDQAVDSQNQWKTLIGTDKKGRTYLVKSSGTFSIIQGDYKYIKPRKGAKIDKAVNIELGNDEQPQLYNLRTDKAEKENIAAKHTNKVKELEQLLQSQL